From Suncus etruscus isolate mSunEtr1 chromosome 6, mSunEtr1.pri.cur, whole genome shotgun sequence, one genomic window encodes:
- the LOC126011540 gene encoding G/T mismatch-specific thymine DNA glycosylase-like, whose protein sequence is MEAENLGSCSLQQVPPPFYPFPFQQMMAEAPPLTVPNEKPVNEEPALADYPVLAPVEDTMPETPKGRKRKTRAAQSKKPVEPKKPAEPKKSAEAKKTGKSKKSKDKQEKITDTFKVKRKVDRFNGVSEAELLTKTLPDILTFNPDIVINGINPGLMAAYKGHHYPGPGNHFWKCLFMSGLSEVQLNHMDDHTLPGKYGIGFTNMVERTTPGSKDLSSKEFREGGRILVQKLQKYQPRIAVFNGKCIYEIFSKEVFGVKVKNLEFGLQPHKIPDTETLCYVMPSSSARCAQFPRAQDKVHYYIKLKDLRDQLKGIERNTDIQEVQYTFDLQLAQEDAKKMAVKEEKYDPGYEAAYGGAYSENPCSSEPGNFPANGLTVNSGEITRSDIPNGQWTTQPFTDQIPSFSDHGGTQEPDKGN, encoded by the coding sequence ATGGAGGCGGAAAACTTGGGCAGCTGCTCCCTTCAGCAGGTTCCTCCACCTTTCTATCCATTTCCATTTCAACAAATGATGGCTGAAGCGCCCCCTCTGACAGTGCCGAATGAGAAACCAGTGAATGAAGAGCCAGCGCTGGCAGACTACCCAGTCCTCGCTCCTGTTGAGGACACCATGCCAGAGACtccaaaaggaaggaaaagaaaaaccagaGCAGCACAATCCAAAAAGCCAGTGGAACCCAAAAAGCCAGCAGAACCAAAAAAATCTGCTGAAGCAAAAAAAACTGGCAAgtccaaaaaatcaaaagataagcAAGAAAAAATTACAGATACATTTAAAGTCAAAAGGAAAGTAGACCGTTTCAATGGTGTTTCAGAAGCTGAGCTTTTGACGAAGACTCTCCCTGACATTTTGACGTTTAATCCGGACATCGTCATTAATGGTATAAACCCAGGACTCATGGCTGCTTACAAAGGGCATCATTATCCTGGACCTGGAAACCATTtctggaaatgtctgtttatgtcAGGGCTGAGTGAAGTTCAGCTGAACCACATGGATGACCACACGTTACCTGGGAAATATGGTATTGGATTCACCAACATGGTGGAAAGGACCACACCAGGGAGCAAGGATCTTTCCAGTAAAGAATTTCGTGAAGGAGGACGTATTCTAGTGCAGAAATTACAGAAGTATCAGCCAAGAATAGCAGTGTTTAATGGAAAatgtatttatgaaatatttagtaAAGAAGTTTTTGGAGTAAAGGTTAAGAACTTAGAGTTTGGACTTCAACCCCATAAAATCCCCGACACAGAAACTCTCTGCTATGTTATGCCATCATCAAGTGCTAGATGTGCTCAGTTTCCTCGAGCCCAGGATAAAGTACATTACTACATTAAGTTGAAGGACTTAAGAGATCAGCTGAAAGGCATTGAACGAAACACAGATATTCAGGAGGTGCAATACACATTTGACTTACAGCTGGCCCAAGAGGATGCAAAGAAGATGGCtgttaaggaagaaaaatatgacCCGGGTTATGAAGCTGCATATGGAGGTGCTTACAGTGAAAATCCATGTAGTAGCGAACCTGGCAACTTCCCTGCCAATGGGCTAACTGTCAACAGCGGAGAAATAACACGCAGTGACATTCCAAATGGGCAGTGGACGACCCAGCCGTTTACAGACCAGATTCCTTCCTTCAGTGACCATGGTGGCACACAAGAACCTGATAAAGGAAACTAG